The sequence below is a genomic window from Corvus hawaiiensis isolate bCorHaw1 chromosome 17, bCorHaw1.pri.cur, whole genome shotgun sequence.
CAAGTGATCTCATCTACCAGGTCATCCAGGTCTCCTTCCTGCAGATCATGCTTTGGATTTGCTCCCTGCATTCCGAGCACcaccagagcagtgctgtgctcccTCCACCCACTGCCATTTCACATCCCAATTAACCAAAGTGGTTATTATGAATCTGTAATGGCTCCATCTCGCCTCACTCTCTCTGCATTACAAGATCAGTAATTCCTCAGCTATCCTGACACAaattccctctcctctgccagtAACCTGCAATAACAGCCCACATTACTATCCCCTTTTTCTTGTACTAGTACCGGATTAGAGGCACAGGGTGTGCACCATCAGACTGGCCTGAAATCTATGGTACAACCCTTTGAGTTTACACAACAATTTAAAAAAGTACCTTTCCCTTGTGAGCAGCAGATTGCAGCCTTATCCTTGACAAGATGCCCTCAACTCCCACCCCTGAGCCTGTTCCTGTGAAAGGACATTCCACCGCGCAGCCTACGAGATGACTGAGTGCTCAAGCAGCCACATAAAACCATGATATGATATGACAAGAAGAAAGTTTCTGGCCTTTATTTGAAGGCTTTTACCAGTTACAGTAAGAATTGTCATTGCAAAccaggaatttttaaaaaaatgaataataaaagttaaaaaaaacatcCACGAGTCCACCTGCAAGTAAGACATGTTGGTACACAAAGGAGACATGAGCTTTTGCTTCTTccattctgtttgtttttcaaagaactGACAGAACTAAGATACTAGGAAAGGTTGGATGCTATCAGAATCATTCCAACAGGTGAGCATTTAACAGCAGATACTGTACCAGGGTGACAGAGTAGCTATGTTAAGTCTATGGGTTTGAGTTGAGCTTATTGTAATTTGCTTCCCAAAAAGGACATTAAAAACCAGATTATGCCAAGATGATATAATGGAGCCGTAAGTTGGCTACACGAGTTTGTCCCCATTCTATCTATAACTCATCTTGGTAGCAAAGAAGTGATGTAAGCACCTGGAAATCTGAGCAGTGTGTGACTGACCAAACTGCCACAGCAATTCAGCTTTACAATGCACGTCCACTATGACCACACATCCATCGGCCTCCCAAGGCACACCAGCAGGAATTCTGACCCAGCCTCCTCTTAGCAGGAAAGGCCATTTACTTGCTTTGACCAAAATCAACCCATCTGATGACCTGTTGCTTCCCAGTTCCACACATGCAATCCTCTTGGAAAGAGACTTGAAGCAACCAGGTCCCAGTGCACAACTTCGACTTCCCAAAAGTCATCTGCACCTTCCTGCACACATCCTGCTGCCACCTTTTGCTTTGAGTTGCtggaaaaatggaatatttAGAGTCGAAAAAAATATGCTTCCGACTTCAAAGCAAGGAAGTAATGGGAAAGATTTTATGTGCATCAAACCCCGGGTCTACGTCCATGCTTCTGCAgtccagccccagctgtgccacaccagcaggcagtgccagcagtgcctgtTATCCACAATAAGGCACCCACAGAGCCctcaggggcagggagggtgtTCCCCAGCacgggagcagccctgcagggatcACTTCCCATTCCAAGCTCAGATACATCCCATGAGCACTTCTCTGCAGATGCTGGTCTGTGCACACAGCTGTGACAGGAACATTTGAGCTCATCTAAGAAACGCAGTTCAAATCAAACACAACAACTCAGTTTACAGTCAGTCTGCTCACAGAGCCTGCTGACAGAAACAATTTACATCTCGCTTGCTTGTAACTCGTAACCAGTGTTTTAGAAGTTTCAAAACACGTTAAACACACGTAAAGTCATGTGACAGCATTCCTGTAACACATCCCTGTTCCCACaccaagaggaggaggaagaagtcAACACCACACTCACATCCCACTGACTTGtgggagggaaaataaaataaaaaaacccaaaacaataaAACTGTTTGCGCCAGCACACTCCAAAGTTCCAAGACTACTGCTACTGAGGTTAGCaatgcctggggctggggaatgGAAGCTGAAATTCCAGGTCCTGCAAGCTTCACCATGAAACTACCACGGGCTTCAGCTCTGCCTAATCGTATCTGAAAGCATGAGAGACTCCAGCAGACATGACACTCTTGAAATACAGAACTTTATTTAGAAACTGCTTAAAATAGAAAAACCCTGTCAAGAAAAATCCAAGTCAAATATGATTTCTCAGGAATATGGAGTTTTAGGGCAACAAAAGTCTAAAAGGCCACAAGAGAAATAGCACCACTGCAATTTTAAACAATGGCTAGATACTTGCATTTTTGGCATTCACTGAATTTGGGTTTTTCTCTGAACTTCACAAAGATTCATGCACTACACAATTACCATAAAATGCTCTCCTACACACATTTTAGGACAAGCTACCACCAGAAACAAATGAATACAAGCACAACAGGACTGATCAATCTCAGTAGTGAAGGGGGGTCAGAAGTCTTGCAGGATCTTGCCAAACACAACAGTAATGAGGGGCATGATAGCAAAAAAGGACAGTtaaggaaagtattttaaatattaatatttaagttAGTCTCAGTACTGTATTTTCTGCAATAACATTAGCTCTGTTAGCCAGCATCTTTTAGTTTTTACCCCAGAAGAATACTGAACTGGCAAGTGTTATTACTAATATGCCCTGGTTCaaagggaggggggagggaagaaggcagacagaaaaatatcatCCTCATATGCTCAATTCACTTTCATTCCAAGCCAGTTGCACAGTGCAAGTCCTGCTACAACTATTGGGCGTGATCAGCATTCCTTgggatgggaaaagggaaaagtgagAGAACAGAAGGGATTCCAAcaggaatgaaaataaacagaacaaataaaaacaagagcCAGGAAGGAAAATCACTTCTGAAGGACATTTTAGGCAGTAAGACTGTGTGccctttgctttgttttgcttttcttacagaaaacacAGTACGTTTTGGCAAAGCCACAATGCCACAGAAAAAGGCTTCAGTACTCTTCAAGGTAATTTATGTGTCTCAGCTGTTCATACTCCCTCTAATCTTGTGACAGGCAACGTTAAGGCCCATTTCATCGAGAACTAATCACTTAGTAAGCAGCTTTACATAGGAATGGAGTTTTGTTTTAATAGCCCCTTTTGAGCACTTGCTGACACAGTGAGACTGCCACGCAAGGCCTCTCGGACAGCAGTGAATGGAGTTAAACAAACGTCTACCCCAATATGAAGCACATAAAATCTCCCATCACATTACTTCAATTTGGCATATGgaagcatattttaaatactcttAAGGCATTTATTATAATTTCTGTTCTGCGATTTCACATTAACTCAATCTTTCTGTGAGTCAGAGTCTTTAATTTCTCTACTGCACACCGCCTTAGATACAAAAAGAGTCTTCCCACAAACCAGTGTTTTACCAGCAAACCATTCTGCAACGAGTTCCAAATATTCAGCCTCTTGCTCCCTAAATATACCACCTCGATGTGAATACTGCTCTGCTACAGCGTGAGAAAGAGCTCCTAACTCAAACCCACTGTAAAAGTGAAACTTCCGCAAAGTGCACTTTAAGAAGAGGTACTTTTTGCTTATGAAAAGAAACCAGTGAGTCCTCTAAGAATAAAGTGGAGTATTTTACAGTTAAGCACATGATCTGGGGCAAAGAATTCTGATGTTGCTGCTCTGCTGGTACAGTATGTGGTCTGTTAATACTCTTCTTGTTCCTCCTGCGGTGCTCCTTCGTCAGGTATCACAAAGCCTTCctgaaggggaagaaaacaagTGCTTTAATGAAAATCTGATGTCAAACCAGTTCCTggctctcttttttttacctctgtaggctttttttttccccctcttacTTCAGGTAAGACACCCTTAAGTCACTGTTTACAGTGTCAAGATGTATTACCAGAAGTATTTTCCTCATCTTTGATCTATTTGTTACATACTACTCATGAAAGGTCTACCTTGTTTGCTGCCTGACTATAATTAAGTTATCTGCTCCTTTATTACTAGAAAAAGCCAGGCTATAAACctcatggagaaaaaaaaaaaagtagagctAGAGGGAGCCCTGGAAAACAAACCAGCTTCCAATTTCAAGGGCAGGGAAGAACTGTGCAACCCAATTTATAACAGATTACTTACATCTGTGGCATAAAGAATTTCCACAATCCTCTGCAACACTGGATCATTCTCCCCTTCATTCTCCTGGCAGATCAATTCAATGTTCCTCAGTTTGCCAAAGTAGAAgtctctctccttctccagaTCTTCAACAGTAAGTTTCAATACATTGATCTGCCAAGGGGCATCAATAATAATTTATCCACCAGAGACAGAATTCAGTAGGATCTATGCAAAAGGGGCATCCCAAAAGTTCTCAGAAGGGTGTTGATATGCAAAGCACTTCAGCAGTAACCAAGAtatggggggaggggggactgTGAGAGGAGGCAAAGGGCCATCTCTCAAATTTTAATATTACTGCCACGAGAAACATCCAGTCCAACCCACGCAAATCCACTTGGAAAGACTAAAGGCTGATTCCATGAAGTAGGTAAAGCACTGACTGCCTGCAGCTCTCTCTGCTCACACATTCTTTCACGACAACTCTCCTGCTGACAGCAGGTTCAGTTGTGTTGCACTCCGGATTTCAgtgaaggagcagctgctcatAGTTCCATTGGAATGCTGTGAGAGCTGCAACACAGCTGTGGGAATACTTACAAACCCTGCTATGTGTGACACAGCCCACACTGGGGTGAAATGTCTGGGCACTTGTGCGCTACAGGAGGGGTTTTGCTTCCATCAGGAGAGCAAGACCATTATAACGAAGGGTTCCAATTAAGCGATTTTAAATGAGCTGATTCAGGTAGTTTTCTTCCATCTGCCTGACCCAGACATTCTGTGGTATTGGAAAAACAAACTTGCACATAACTCTTATCAAGCAGAGGTCAGTCACAGGGCTGTCCTGTACACACCTGCTCAATCAATCCTGCCGATTCATCGTCTCCTCCACCCTTTTTGCCCATCCCAGGCCCAGCTTTGGGACCTGCTGGGGTCCTCTGTGCAACGATGGGCCTCTGTGGGGCTGCAAGATCAATTCACcaattaattcaaattaattctCCCTCCTATAAAGGTACTATCCCCCCTCCAAACATGCTTAGGCATGAAAGAGTTTGAAGATGTGTCCCTTCCTTGACTCCATGTAACATGTCCTTTCTTTTTGGCACACTTGGCACCAATCCTtgccattttctcttttagagAACACTATTCTTTCTGTAGCCTCCAGACACCTGGGTACTAGAGCAGCCTCAGTGTTTGAACCTGGCATCTCTGAAACAAGATGCAAAATACTATAATCCCATACACTGATTTTAAATAGCAACCCAGTCTCCATTTCCCCAGAGTTTCTCATGATCTAGATAATCTTTTAACTATTTTCTCTACCTGCACTGCCAGTACCGAGAgatttcctggttttgttcaCAACTGGGGTAACAAGGTTTGGTGCTATTGTGTCTTGGCCTTGTCGAGCAGCAACAGGATCATACTCCTTCCCGTCATAGTTTGCATCAAAAAATTTTTTGAACCACTGAACAAATTCAAAGTTGTCTTGAAATTTTCCTTTCACTAGTTTGTCCACGGGAATTATCTGAAGcggagggaaaaagaaaaaaaaaaatagtcagaCTCATATTAAGGGTAAAGAACCTCTATGGGTTTTTATATAAAGTTTTAAAGTTAATGCACTCAGAAGATATGGAAATTTAATTCTTGTCCAGTCTAGGGAAAATCCCCCTTGACCACAGCTATGTCAAATAACAGGATTTTTGTAATTAttggaatgaaaaacaaatcatGCTTTGCCTTTAAGGgtccaaataattttaaataattctgcaGCAAAGTATCTGCTAGACCAAGCTTACAGACAAAACTTCTTCCTGTTCATGTGAAGCTGGCTGTGATGAATCCGAACTGATGACCAACTCCACAGCCTGCCAACACCAGAACTGCTGGTTGAGAGCTACACATAACTGTTATACCAgaccccagcttctctgggatgAGGTGTATAACTAGAGATTATtaaaaagatgcagaaaataGTGAAGTTTTGTTtgtaagaaaattttttttcataaggaCCATATTCCAAATGACCATTTTGCATTTGGAAGCCAGGCTGGTTGTCCAGATGGGCTGTGTGGACAGACTGCACAAGCCACTGTCCCCAAGCAGAGATTGACTCTGTTGGAGCTGCCAGCCATGGAATGAGACGTCttcttaaagaaggaaaaaagcttcaACACTGAATGTTCTGCATCCTACCAAACATGCTATCTGTAACTATTACCTGAATAAACCCCCCTTCCATCAGCAGAACTGTCATTCCATCTAAACAAGCTTTTTCACAATTTCATTTTCACTAGCTAAAAATCACATATTTTAATATCTGGAGgcatttaaaagccatgtagatgtggcacttggggacatgatttagtggtgggcttggcagtgctgaggaaaCAGTTGGAGTTGATGGTCTCAGAAAggttttccaaccttaacaattacATAATTCTATACACTTGTAAAGAGGAATTTAGAATCCTTAGAACTATCAGAGCAGGAGGTTACGGGAACATACCTCCTACAAAGATGGTCCAAAGAGGAAGCTCAAGAAAACCTGATCTCACAGAAATTTCAATATTATTTTGTGCCACATAAGTTGCACAGAATTAAAAGGGTAACATTCATCTCATCATTAAGAATTGGAAACCTGACTTTGGCTGGAGTAAAGCAAAATGTGTCCTAACTGATCTGAGGATCCCAaggcaaaccaaaacaaaaagttttGAGATTTACAAACCAAAATCAAACTCTGTTCCCAGATTTATTCCATTCTAAATCCGAAAGCTCATCCCATCTACATTAACATTAAAAGCAGAGAGTCAGTTATTGCCCAGCTTACTTTGTCAACACCCATTCGTTTAAAACCTGCTTGTAGAACCTTGAAGTTTTGAATGTACTCATGTTCCAATTTTGCTTGAAACTTCACTTTCTTGAGCGCTACAGAACCTGGGAAGAGCATGTCCATGAACTGGCAGTATGCAGCACCTGCCAAAACGAAAAGAACACAAATCCTGGGATGAATTAAGTCAGCTCAGCTCACTAACCTTCATGAGTTTCTTTCCAGTCAGGTCAGCAAACTGACCTGACTCACTCCTTCGTCACACAAGCCCTTTAAAGGCAACAAAGGCAAGAAAACGGGAATCTTCAGGCTCCTTTTCAGTGCAGCATGGCCATAAATAAGCTTAAAGGAGCTGGAGAACCAAACTTCTGGGCTCATGACTTGAACTCTTATGAATAAGAACAAACCTGCCTCCATaattccaagaggaaaaaaaaacctaatgaAAAACctgactttcttttcttcatggaTATCAGTACAGATCTGAGATGTTACATGTGTCTAACAGACACATAATCTCCTAACAATACTAATAGAACTAAATCAGAAAAagcattgttttaaaaatcatatttaaCCATTACTGAAATGGTAATACATTTACCTCCTACAAACAGGACCTATACACAATTCAAGGTGCTCTCCAAGATAAGAGGCCAATTAAGCTGAATTATATTTAAAGCAGGCCTTAATCAAATAACCAAAAAAAGATAAGTGTTTCTTCctattaattttaaatccttCATGTCCTCCAATTCAGCACTTGCTGTAgtaagaggaaaagagagattcAGCTCTGCCACAGAGGAAAACCACCTCCATATTTGTAGACTATACatacacagtaaaaaaaaacctattttttaAACTAGATCCTCACTCTGCAGTGCTGATACACAACCATGTGCCACTGAAAGCACAAGCACAACATTCACAGCATTATTCCCACACCAACACGAATGAATTAAGGAGT
It includes:
- the MAPRE1 gene encoding microtubule-associated protein RP/EB family member 1 isoform X1 is translated as MAVNVYSTSVTSDNLSRHDMLAWINESLQLTLTKIEQLCSGAAYCQFMDMLFPGSVALKKVKFQAKLEHEYIQNFKVLQAGFKRMGVDKIIPVDKLVKGKFQDNFEFVQWFKKFFDANYDGKEYDPVAARQGQDTIAPNLVTPVVNKTRKSLGTGSAAPQRPIVAQRTPAGPKAGPGMGKKGGGDDESAGLIEQINVLKLTVEDLEKERDFYFGKLRNIELICQENEGENDPVLQRIVEILYATDEGFVIPDEGAPQEEQEEY
- the MAPRE1 gene encoding microtubule-associated protein RP/EB family member 1 isoform X2; protein product: MAVNVYSTSVTSDNLSRHDMLAWINESLQLTLTKIEQLCSGAAYCQFMDMLFPGSVALKKVKFQAKLEHEYIQNFKVLQAGFKRMGVDKIIPVDKLVKGKFQDNFEFVQWFKKFFDANYDGKEYDPVAARQGQDTIAPNLVTPVVNKTRKSLAPQRPIVAQRTPAGPKAGPGMGKKGGGDDESAGLIEQINVLKLTVEDLEKERDFYFGKLRNIELICQENEGENDPVLQRIVEILYATDEGFVIPDEGAPQEEQEEY